A section of the Apodemus sylvaticus chromosome 10, mApoSyl1.1, whole genome shotgun sequence genome encodes:
- the Nags gene encoding N-acetylglutamate synthase, mitochondrial, translated as MATAWVATALRSAAAARRLRSPGGPGGSRRLSGSARRRGARSASPGRRLSTARAHAEDAEGAKGPVQSPAVEEPSWTPLPTPLESPAPPAGRSLVQRDIQAFLNQCGASPGEARHWLTQFQTCYHSVDKPFAVMEVDEEVFQCPQAVSRLAFALAFLQRMDMKPLVVLGLPAPTAPSGCLSFWEAKAQLAQSCKVLVDELRHNAATAVPFFGGGSVLSAAEPAPHASYGGIVAVETDLLQWCLESNSIPILCPIGETAARRSVLLDSLEVTASLAKALQPTKIIFLNNSGGLRNSSQKILSNVNLPADLDLVTNAEWLGTKERQQIRLIVDVLSRMPHYSSAVITAASTLLTELFSNKGCGTLFKNAERMLRVRSLDSLDQGRLVNLVNASFGKKLREDYLESLRPRLHSIYVSEGYNAAAILTVEPVLGGTPYLDKFVVSSSRQGQGSGQMLWECLRRDLQTLFWRSRVTNPINPWYFKHSDGSFSNKQWIFFWFGLADIRDSYELVNHAKGLPDSFCKPASDPGS; from the exons ATGGCGACGGCGTGGGTGGCCACAGCCCTGCGGTCTGCTGCAGCGGCCAGAAGGCTGCGCAGCCCGGGAGGTCCTGGGGGCTCACGGAGATTGAGTGGTAGCGCTCGGCGGCGCGGGGCGAGAAGTGCCAGCCCTGGACGCCGGCTCAGCACCGCCAGGGCTCACGCAGAGGACGCCGAGGGCGCTAAGGGTCCTGTCCAGTCTCCTGCCGTCGAGGAGCCGTCGTGGACACCTCTTCCAACGCCCCTCGAATCCCCTGCGCCTCCCGCCGGCAGATCGTTGGTGCAGCGGGACATCCAGGCCTTCCTGAATCAGTGTGGTGCAAGCCCAGGAGAAGCACGCCACTGGCTCACACAATTCCAGACCTGCTACCATTCGGTGGACAAGCCCTTCGCTGTCATGGAG GTAGATGAGGAGGTGTTCCAGTGCCCACAGGCGGTATCCCGCCTGGCATTCGCCCTAGCCTTCCTGCAACGCATGGACATGAAGCCGTTGGTGGTCCTGGGGCTGCCGGCCCCCACGGCACCTTCAGGCTGTCTTTCCTTCTGGGAAGCTAAGGCCCAGCTTGCTCAGAGCTGCAAAGTGCTGGTGGATGAACTACGGCATAACGCGGCTACTGCTGTGCCCTTTTTTGGCGGCGGATCAGTGCTGAGCGCTGCGGAGCCGGCTCCCCATGCCAG CTACGGTGGCATCGTCGCGGTGGAGACAGACCTGTTGCAGTGGTGCCTGGAATCCAACAGCATCCCGATCCTGTGCCCCATTGGGGAAACGGCTGCGCGCCGCTCGGTGCTTCTTGACTCGCTGGAGGTGACTGCGTCTCTGGCCAAGGCTCTGCAGCCCACCAAAATCATCTTCCTCAATAATTCAGGCGGCCTGCGGAATTCCAGTCAAAAG ATCCTGAGCAATGTGAACCTGCCCGCCGACCTTGACCTCGTTACCAACGCGGAGTGGCTGGGCACCAAAGAACGGCAGCAGATTCGGCTCATCGTGGACGTGCTCAGCCGCATGCCGCACTACTCCTCCGCAGTCATTACGGCCGCCAGCACGCTGCTCACGGAACTCTTCAGTAACAAGG GCTGTGGCACCCTGTTTAAAAATGCTGAGCGGATGCTACGAGTGCGCAGCCTGGACAGCCTCGACCAGGGCCGCCTAGTGAACCTAGTCAACGCCAGCTTCGGCAAGAAGCTCCGAGAAGACTATCTAGAGTCACTGCGCCCTCGGTTGCACTCGATCTATGTCTCTGAGGG GTACAATGCGGCAGCCATTCTGACAGTGGAGCCTGTACTAGGGGGCACCCCATATCTGGACAAATTTGTGGTGAGCTCCAGCCGCCAGGGCCAAGGTTCCGGACAGATGCTGTGGGAATGCCTTCGGAGAGACCTGCAAACGTTGTTCTGGCGCTCAAGGGTCACGAACCCCATCAACCCCTG GTACTTCAAGCACAGCGATGGCAGCTTCTCCAACAAGCAGTGGATCTTCTTCTGGTTTGGACTAGCTGACATCCGGGACTCCTATGAACTAGTCAATCATGCCAAGGGGCTGCCGGACTCTTTCTGCAAGCCAGCTTCTGACCCAGGCAGCTGA
- the Tmem101 gene encoding transmembrane protein 101 isoform X1, translating into MASKIGSRRWMLQLIMQLGSVLLTRCPFWGCFSQLMLYAERAEARRKPDIPVPYLYFDMGAAVLCASFMSFGVKRRWFALGAALQLAISTYAAYIGGYVHYGDWLKVRMYSRTVAIIGGFLVLASGAGELYRRKPRSRSLQSTGQVFLGIYLICVAYSLQHSKEDRLAYLNHLPGGELMVQLFFVLYGVLALAFLSGYYVTLAAQILAVLLPPVMLLIDGNVSYWHNTRRVEFWNQMKLLGESVGIFGAAVILATDG; encoded by the exons ATGGCTTCGAAGATTGGTTCGAGGCGCTGGATGCTGCAGCTGATCATGCAGCTGGGTTCCGTGCTGCTCACGCGCTGCCCCTTTTGGGGCTGCTTCAGCCAACTCATGTTGTACGCTGAAAGGGCCGAGGCGCGCCG GAAGCCCGACATCCCAGTGCCTTATCTGTATTTCGACATGGGAGCAGCTGTGTTGTGTGCTAGCTTCATGTCTTTCGGAGTGAAGCGCCGTTGGTTTGCGCTGGGCGCCGCACTCCAGCTAGCCATTAGCACCTATGCGGCTTACATCGGGGGCTATGTCCACTACGGGGACTGGCTAAAG GTCCGTATGTATTCGCGCACAGTTGCCATCATTGGCGGTTTTCTGGTGCTGGCCAGCGGGGCTGGGGAGCTGTACCGTCGAAAGCCCCGAAGCCGTTCCCTGCAGTCCACTGGCCAGGTGTTCCTGGGCATCTACCTCATTTGTGTG GCCTATTCGCTGCAGCACAGCAAGGAGGACCGGCTGGCATACCTGAATCACCTTCCAGGAGGGGAGCTGATGGTCCAGCTGTTCTTCGTGCTGTATGGGGTCCTGGCCCTGGCCTTCTTGTCAGGATACTATGTGACCCTGGCTGCCCAGATCCTGGCTGTGCTGTTACCTCCTGTCATGCTGCTCATTGATGGCAACGTCTCCTACTGGCACAACACACGTCGTGTGGAGTTCTGGAACCAGATGAAGCTACTTGGCGAGAGTGTGGGGATCTTCGGGGCTGCTGTCATCTTGGCTACTGATGGCTGA
- the Tmem101 gene encoding transmembrane protein 101 isoform X2 — MGAAVLCASFMSFGVKRRWFALGAALQLAISTYAAYIGGYVHYGDWLKVRMYSRTVAIIGGFLVLASGAGELYRRKPRSRSLQSTGQVFLGIYLICVAYSLQHSKEDRLAYLNHLPGGELMVQLFFVLYGVLALAFLSGYYVTLAAQILAVLLPPVMLLIDGNVSYWHNTRRVEFWNQMKLLGESVGIFGAAVILATDG; from the exons ATGGGAGCAGCTGTGTTGTGTGCTAGCTTCATGTCTTTCGGAGTGAAGCGCCGTTGGTTTGCGCTGGGCGCCGCACTCCAGCTAGCCATTAGCACCTATGCGGCTTACATCGGGGGCTATGTCCACTACGGGGACTGGCTAAAG GTCCGTATGTATTCGCGCACAGTTGCCATCATTGGCGGTTTTCTGGTGCTGGCCAGCGGGGCTGGGGAGCTGTACCGTCGAAAGCCCCGAAGCCGTTCCCTGCAGTCCACTGGCCAGGTGTTCCTGGGCATCTACCTCATTTGTGTG GCCTATTCGCTGCAGCACAGCAAGGAGGACCGGCTGGCATACCTGAATCACCTTCCAGGAGGGGAGCTGATGGTCCAGCTGTTCTTCGTGCTGTATGGGGTCCTGGCCCTGGCCTTCTTGTCAGGATACTATGTGACCCTGGCTGCCCAGATCCTGGCTGTGCTGTTACCTCCTGTCATGCTGCTCATTGATGGCAACGTCTCCTACTGGCACAACACACGTCGTGTGGAGTTCTGGAACCAGATGAAGCTACTTGGCGAGAGTGTGGGGATCTTCGGGGCTGCTGTCATCTTGGCTACTGATGGCTGA